A section of the Agrobacterium tumefaciens genome encodes:
- the purN gene encoding phosphoribosylglycinamide formyltransferase, with amino-acid sequence MMSAALSSGRKRVVVFISGSGSNMVSLAKACQAKDFPAEIACVISDKASAGGLEKARDLGIPTLVFERKTYGSKAEHEGAILAALGEIAPDIICLAGYMRLISGDFIAPYEGRIINIHPSLLPLFPGLHTHQRAIDSGMKISGCTVHFVTEGMDEGPTIAQGAVPVLSDDTAETLAARILTVEHQLYPLTLKLLAEGKVRMDGAKTIYSGNGIKAANNRLISFS; translated from the coding sequence ATGATGAGCGCCGCCTTGTCGTCCGGCCGTAAACGTGTCGTCGTTTTCATTTCCGGCAGCGGCTCCAACATGGTGTCGCTGGCCAAGGCCTGTCAGGCGAAGGATTTTCCGGCTGAAATCGCCTGCGTGATCTCGGACAAGGCGTCTGCGGGCGGCCTTGAGAAGGCGCGGGATCTGGGTATCCCGACGCTGGTCTTCGAACGCAAAACCTATGGCAGCAAGGCCGAACATGAAGGCGCGATTCTGGCCGCTCTTGGTGAGATTGCGCCTGATATCATCTGTCTCGCGGGTTACATGCGGCTGATCTCAGGGGATTTCATTGCCCCCTATGAGGGCCGCATCATCAATATCCACCCTTCCCTGCTGCCGCTTTTTCCCGGCCTCCACACCCATCAGCGCGCCATCGACAGCGGCATGAAGATTTCCGGCTGCACGGTGCATTTCGTCACCGAAGGCATGGATGAAGGCCCAACCATCGCGCAAGGCGCGGTGCCGGTGCTTTCCGATGACACGGCCGAAACGCTCGCCGCCCGCATCCTGACCGTGGAGCACCAGCTTTATCCGCTGACTTTGAAGTTGCTTGCCGAGGGCAAGGTGCGGATGGATGGCGCCAAGACTATTTATTCGGGTAACGGCATCAAAGCCGCAAATAACCGCCTGATATCCTTTTCGTAA
- a CDS encoding omptin family outer membrane protease: MPFSRFSLPLSVALAVSIVAPALAEPGNVTASLDAGVLNIKATETFYNGSHKNSQLDWKTTNAMALRGSLGLELAPDWRVKTEGRIGFSGDGYMTDYDWLYPYYRDTSKEGWSDRSQHGDTRLDHYLTGSIELNRTLLEDPLQHLSAGIGFRYTDVQWSSYGGSYIYSWRGFRNYVGDFGNGEKAITYRQQIPVFYGNLTGGRKFGNWSLNAGVEGGAMVYAKATDDHWMRSIRFADKFDIGGMFGAKAGIAYDLTENASIYLDGAYEYTSFGRGDKTATSFGGGSSTVYDNAGGGDMQSLFVSAGVKGRF, translated from the coding sequence ATGCCATTTTCAAGATTTTCACTGCCGCTCTCGGTCGCTTTGGCCGTCAGCATAGTTGCTCCAGCACTGGCGGAACCGGGCAATGTTACTGCGTCACTGGATGCAGGCGTTCTCAACATCAAGGCAACGGAAACCTTTTACAACGGCAGTCATAAAAACAGTCAACTCGATTGGAAAACAACGAATGCCATGGCCCTGCGCGGATCGCTCGGTCTGGAGCTTGCGCCCGATTGGCGGGTCAAGACCGAAGGGCGCATCGGCTTTTCCGGTGACGGCTACATGACCGACTATGACTGGCTTTATCCCTATTACAGAGACACATCCAAGGAAGGGTGGAGCGACCGTTCGCAGCATGGTGACACGCGGCTTGATCATTACCTGACCGGCAGTATCGAACTCAACCGCACTCTCCTGGAAGACCCGCTGCAACATCTCAGCGCGGGCATAGGTTTTCGTTACACTGACGTACAATGGTCGTCCTACGGCGGTAGTTACATTTATAGCTGGCGCGGCTTTCGAAATTACGTCGGGGATTTTGGCAACGGTGAAAAGGCGATTACCTACCGGCAGCAAATCCCGGTATTTTACGGCAACCTGACCGGCGGACGCAAATTTGGCAACTGGTCGCTAAACGCCGGAGTGGAAGGCGGCGCGATGGTGTATGCCAAGGCAACCGACGACCATTGGATGCGGTCCATCCGCTTCGCCGATAAATTCGATATTGGCGGCATGTTCGGAGCAAAGGCAGGTATCGCCTATGACCTGACAGAAAATGCCTCCATCTATCTGGACGGCGCTTACGAATATACGAGCTTCGGTCGGGGTGACAAAACCGCGACATCCTTCGGAGGCGGCAGCAGTACGGTTTACGACAATGCGGGCGGCGGCGACATGCAGTCGCTTTTTGTCAGCGCTGGCGTGAAGGGACGGTTCTGA
- a CDS encoding NUDIX domain-containing protein gives MNVSLLKSPAAETDRIRLVEKETVWKGFVHLQKLVFDQRMPDGKTIRIMREVHDHGIAAAILLYDQKRDSVVMVRQFRPAAFVNGDPNFMIEVPAGLLDGDDAADAIRREAMEESGYAVEKVEYLFDMYASPGTLTEKVSLFVARIDLDMQAGSGGGLEDEGEDIEVLTYGLDEAFGMIASGEITDSKTIILLQWAMLNRPALSKL, from the coding sequence ATGAACGTGTCGCTTTTAAAGTCGCCCGCTGCCGAGACTGACCGAATCCGGCTGGTGGAAAAGGAAACCGTCTGGAAAGGCTTCGTGCATCTGCAGAAGCTCGTTTTCGACCAGCGCATGCCTGACGGCAAGACAATCCGTATCATGAGGGAGGTCCATGATCACGGCATCGCCGCCGCCATTCTCCTTTATGACCAGAAACGCGACAGCGTGGTCATGGTGCGCCAGTTTCGCCCCGCCGCCTTCGTCAACGGCGACCCGAACTTCATGATCGAAGTTCCGGCAGGGCTTCTCGATGGCGACGATGCCGCCGATGCAATCCGCCGCGAGGCAATGGAAGAATCCGGTTACGCCGTCGAAAAGGTTGAATACCTCTTCGACATGTATGCCAGCCCCGGCACGCTGACGGAAAAGGTCAGCCTCTTCGTCGCCCGCATCGATCTCGACATGCAAGCCGGCAGCGGCGGCGGGCTGGAGGATGAAGGCGAGGATATCGAGGTTCTGACCTACGGTCTCGACGAAGCCTTCGGAATGATCGCTTCAGGGGAGATCACGGATTCCAAGACGATCATTCTGCTGCAATGGGCGATGTTGAACCGTCCGGCTTTGAGCAAGCTTTAG
- a CDS encoding NUDIX domain-containing protein, translating into MTKFDKVKIEILKDETLSKNWYHLRNITYNYTNSRGETKVIRREAYDRGNGATILLFDPRRQTVVLVRQFRMPAHVNGHDGWLLEAPAGLLDGDNPAEAIRREVTEETGYVVRDVRFLFKSFMSPGSVTEIIHFFAAIVESSDRVEEGGGAAHEDEDIEVVEIPLDDAMKMVETGEICDGKTIMLLQWAALNRASLTA; encoded by the coding sequence ATGACGAAGTTCGATAAGGTTAAAATTGAAATTCTGAAAGACGAAACGCTTTCAAAGAACTGGTATCACCTGCGCAACATCACCTATAATTACACCAATTCGCGTGGTGAAACGAAAGTCATCAGGCGCGAAGCCTATGACCGTGGCAACGGTGCGACGATTCTGCTTTTTGATCCTAGACGCCAGACGGTTGTCCTGGTGCGGCAGTTTCGGATGCCGGCCCATGTGAACGGTCATGACGGCTGGCTCCTTGAGGCGCCGGCTGGCCTGCTGGACGGCGATAACCCGGCCGAGGCCATCCGCCGCGAGGTGACAGAGGAAACGGGCTATGTCGTGAGGGACGTGCGGTTCCTGTTCAAGTCGTTCATGTCTCCCGGCTCCGTGACCGAGATCATTCATTTCTTCGCCGCGATTGTCGAATCCTCGGATCGTGTCGAAGAGGGTGGCGGTGCGGCCCATGAGGACGAGGATATCGAGGTCGTGGAAATTCCGCTGGACGACGCCATGAAGATGGTCGAGACAGGCGAAATCTGCGACGGCAAGACGATCATGCTGCTGCAATGGGCGGCGTTGAACCGTGCCTCCCTGACAGCCTGA
- a CDS encoding molybdopterin-containing oxidoreductase family protein — protein sequence MNILDGRHFGLFAASLMQYTKDMNVATPISAEKAALKTEVRIGHTVCPHDCPSACALEVDINADGRIGRVRGANANTYTAGVICAKVARYSERIYHPGRLLTPKRRKGAKGAGDWQEISWEAALDEVADAFVKAEARHGAEAIWPYFYAGTMGQVQRDSIERLRHAKKYSGFFGSICTNMAWTGYVMGTGALRGPDPREIAKADVVVIWGTNAVATQVNVMTHAVKARKERGAKIVVIDIYDNPTMKQADMRLVVRPGTDAALACAVMHIAFRDGYADRDYMARFADDPAGLEAHLKSKTPQWASEITGLSVDEIEAFARLVGTTKKTFFRLGYGFARQRNGAVAMHAALSIATVLGSWQYEGGGAFHNNGDIFRLNKAELMGTAYADPEVRQLDQSQIGRVLTGDADALRHGGPVTALLIQNTNPVNVAPEQRLVKQGFLRDDLFVAVHEQFMTETAELADIVMPATMFLEHDDLYRAGGQNHILLGPKLVEPPETVRTNLFVIEELAKRLGVDHMPGFGLSAREHVDRMLKASGWGDFDTLAEEKWIDAQPPFEVAHYLEGFGYSDGKFRFSPDWATGPSPNKPPKNIGVMGPVSAFPKFPDQVDVIEVADADHPFRLATSPARNFLNSTFAETKTSVQKEGRPELMICPEDAAINCISDGDIVSIGNGRGEVRLHAKIVEGARPGVLIAEGLWPNRAHLDGEGINVLTGADAVAPYGGAAFHDNKVWLRKS from the coding sequence ATGAATATTCTTGATGGACGTCACTTCGGCCTTTTTGCCGCATCCTTGATGCAATATACAAAAGACATGAACGTTGCGACCCCGATTTCCGCTGAAAAAGCCGCCCTCAAGACCGAAGTCCGCATCGGACACACGGTCTGCCCGCATGACTGTCCGAGCGCCTGCGCGCTGGAGGTCGATATCAATGCCGATGGCCGCATCGGCCGTGTACGTGGCGCCAATGCCAACACCTACACCGCCGGCGTCATCTGCGCCAAGGTGGCGCGGTATTCTGAGCGCATCTACCATCCCGGCCGTTTGCTAACGCCGAAGCGCCGCAAGGGCGCAAAGGGCGCCGGCGACTGGCAGGAAATTTCCTGGGAAGCGGCGCTGGACGAGGTGGCCGACGCTTTCGTCAAGGCAGAAGCCCGGCACGGTGCGGAGGCCATCTGGCCCTATTTTTACGCCGGCACGATGGGGCAGGTGCAGCGCGATTCCATCGAGCGCCTGCGCCACGCCAAGAAATATTCCGGGTTTTTCGGCTCGATCTGCACCAACATGGCCTGGACCGGTTATGTGATGGGCACCGGCGCCCTGCGCGGCCCCGATCCGCGCGAGATCGCCAAGGCCGATGTCGTCGTTATCTGGGGCACCAATGCCGTAGCGACCCAGGTCAATGTCATGACCCATGCGGTCAAGGCCCGCAAGGAACGCGGCGCGAAGATCGTCGTAATCGATATCTACGACAATCCAACCATGAAACAGGCGGATATGCGCCTCGTCGTCCGCCCCGGCACGGATGCCGCACTGGCCTGCGCCGTCATGCACATCGCCTTCCGCGACGGTTATGCCGACCGCGATTACATGGCGCGCTTCGCCGACGACCCGGCGGGGCTTGAAGCACATCTGAAGTCGAAGACGCCGCAATGGGCATCCGAGATCACCGGTCTTTCCGTTGATGAGATCGAGGCTTTCGCGCGGCTTGTCGGCACGACGAAGAAGACCTTCTTCCGGCTTGGATATGGTTTCGCACGTCAACGCAACGGGGCGGTCGCCATGCACGCGGCGCTTTCGATCGCCACTGTCCTGGGCTCCTGGCAATATGAGGGCGGCGGCGCATTCCACAACAATGGTGATATCTTCCGGCTCAACAAGGCGGAGCTGATGGGAACAGCCTATGCCGACCCTGAGGTGCGCCAGCTCGACCAGTCGCAGATCGGCCGCGTGCTGACGGGGGACGCCGATGCGCTGCGCCACGGCGGCCCGGTAACGGCGCTTCTCATCCAGAATACCAATCCCGTCAATGTCGCGCCCGAACAGCGGCTGGTGAAGCAGGGTTTCCTGCGCGATGATCTTTTCGTCGCGGTGCATGAGCAGTTCATGACGGAAACGGCCGAGCTTGCCGATATCGTGATGCCGGCCACCATGTTCCTCGAACATGACGACCTCTACCGCGCCGGCGGCCAGAACCACATTCTGCTGGGGCCCAAGCTGGTGGAGCCGCCAGAAACGGTGCGAACAAATCTCTTCGTCATCGAGGAGCTGGCCAAGCGTCTTGGTGTCGATCATATGCCCGGTTTCGGCCTCTCCGCCCGCGAGCATGTCGACCGAATGCTTAAAGCCAGCGGCTGGGGCGACTTCGACACGCTGGCCGAAGAGAAATGGATCGATGCGCAGCCGCCCTTCGAGGTGGCGCATTATCTCGAGGGTTTCGGTTACAGCGATGGCAAATTCCGTTTCAGTCCGGATTGGGCAACCGGGCCTTCTCCCAACAAGCCACCGAAGAACATCGGCGTGATGGGGCCGGTGTCGGCGTTTCCGAAATTTCCGGATCAGGTCGACGTCATCGAGGTTGCGGATGCGGACCATCCCTTCCGGCTGGCGACATCGCCGGCGCGCAATTTCCTGAATTCCACCTTCGCGGAAACCAAAACCTCCGTGCAGAAGGAAGGCCGACCGGAATTGATGATTTGTCCTGAAGATGCGGCCATCAACTGCATTTCTGATGGCGATATTGTCAGCATCGGCAACGGGCGCGGAGAGGTCCGGCTTCATGCGAAAATCGTGGAGGGTGCAAGACCGGGTGTGCTGATCGCCGAAGGGCTGTGGCCGAACAGGGCGCATCTGGACGGCGAGGGCATCAATGTGCTGACCGGTGCCGACGCCGTCGCCCCCTATGGCGGCGCGGCTTTTCACGACAACAAGGTGTGGCTGCGCAAGAGCTGA
- a CDS encoding 23S rRNA (adenine(2030)-N(6))-methyltransferase RlmJ, with protein sequence MNYRHIYHAGNFADVLKHAVLARLVRYLQNKDKAFRVLDTHAGIGLYDLTSEEAQKTGEWQTGIGKLMEGDLPAPIAELLEPYLAAVKELNPEGGVKFYPGSPKLARMLFRPQDRLSAMELHPDDSRALARLFEGDYQVRVTELDGWLSLGAHLPPKEKRGLVLVDPPFELENEYQRLADGLNRAYRRFSTGTYCLWYPLKKGAPIKDFHERLQSFEIPKMLCAELSVRSDRLDGLSGSGLIIVNPPYTLKEELHVLLPYLKTALAQDRFASQRAFWLRGEEKPAED encoded by the coding sequence ATGAACTACCGCCACATCTATCACGCCGGCAATTTCGCGGATGTCCTCAAACATGCCGTTCTCGCTCGCCTCGTGCGTTATCTCCAGAACAAGGACAAAGCGTTTCGGGTGCTGGATACCCATGCTGGCATTGGCCTCTATGACCTCACCTCAGAAGAGGCGCAGAAGACGGGCGAATGGCAGACCGGCATCGGCAAGCTGATGGAGGGTGATCTGCCCGCGCCCATCGCCGAATTGCTGGAGCCATATCTTGCCGCGGTGAAGGAACTCAATCCCGAAGGCGGCGTAAAATTCTATCCCGGCTCGCCGAAACTCGCACGCATGCTGTTTCGCCCGCAGGACCGGCTTTCGGCCATGGAACTGCACCCGGATGACAGCCGCGCCCTGGCACGGCTGTTCGAGGGCGATTATCAGGTGCGCGTCACCGAACTGGATGGCTGGCTGTCGCTCGGCGCGCATCTGCCGCCCAAGGAAAAGCGCGGCCTCGTTCTCGTTGATCCGCCGTTTGAGTTGGAGAACGAATATCAGCGGCTGGCAGATGGTTTGAACAGGGCCTATCGCCGCTTTTCCACCGGCACCTATTGCCTGTGGTATCCGCTGAAGAAAGGCGCGCCGATCAAGGATTTCCACGAGCGGCTGCAATCCTTCGAGATTCCGAAGATGCTGTGCGCGGAACTCTCCGTCAGAAGCGACAGGCTGGACGGCCTGAGCGGCTCCGGCCTCATCATCGTCAACCCGCCCTATACGCTGAAGGAAGAGCTGCATGTGCTGCTGCCCTACCTGAAGACGGCGCTGGCGCAGGACAGGTTCGCCTCGCAGCGCGCGTTCTGGCTACGCGGCGAGGAAAAGCCGGCAGAGGATTGA
- a CDS encoding lysylphosphatidylglycerol synthase domain-containing protein, translating to MKFKKYIWPIVGFATIGFSAWLLFHELRGLSLDDLWDSLKAIRIRDWFCSGLATLLAYAALAGYDRIALQHLGRKVNWLFITLTSFTTYALSHNVGASVFSGAVVRYRAYTSKGLSVAEVGVLVGLCSFTFLIGTIMLIGLVLLYEPDITERFTGILPVEASTTTGVLLLLIVGLYVLGSLLRLKPLKIGSFVLPYPAPTLVAQQLVIGPIELIGAAGIIYFALPEAGNPGYMVILGIFLVSFSAALISHAPGGLGVLELVFVTGLPDMNPADVIAALLVFRLFYLIIPFIMALFVILFFERSQLAQAQRREGLR from the coding sequence ATGAAATTCAAAAAATACATCTGGCCCATTGTTGGTTTCGCGACGATCGGTTTTTCCGCCTGGTTGCTTTTCCACGAGCTGCGTGGCCTGTCGCTGGATGATCTCTGGGACAGCCTGAAAGCCATTCGCATCCGGGATTGGTTTTGCTCGGGCCTTGCAACCCTGCTGGCCTATGCAGCACTTGCCGGTTACGACCGGATCGCGCTGCAGCATCTCGGCCGCAAGGTGAACTGGTTGTTCATTACGCTCACCTCCTTCACCACCTACGCGCTGTCCCACAATGTCGGCGCGTCGGTCTTTTCAGGCGCTGTGGTGCGGTACCGCGCTTATACGTCCAAGGGGCTGAGTGTCGCGGAAGTGGGCGTCCTTGTCGGCCTCTGCTCCTTCACCTTCCTCATCGGCACGATCATGCTGATAGGCCTTGTGCTCCTGTATGAGCCCGACATCACCGAACGCTTCACCGGCATTCTTCCCGTCGAAGCCTCCACGACAACCGGTGTGCTGCTGCTTCTCATCGTCGGCCTTTATGTCCTCGGAAGCCTGCTTCGGCTGAAGCCGCTGAAAATCGGCTCCTTCGTGCTGCCATACCCCGCGCCGACGCTTGTTGCGCAGCAACTGGTCATCGGCCCCATTGAGCTGATCGGCGCGGCGGGCATCATCTATTTCGCCCTGCCGGAGGCAGGAAATCCCGGTTATATGGTCATTCTCGGCATATTTCTGGTGTCGTTCTCGGCGGCGCTCATCTCGCACGCGCCGGGCGGCCTGGGGGTGCTGGAACTGGTCTTCGTCACCGGTCTGCCGGATATGAATCCGGCGGATGTCATCGCCGCACTTCTGGTCTTCCGGCTGTTCTACCTCATCATTCCCTTCATCATGGCCCTGTTCGTGATCCTGTTCTTCGAACGGTCACAGCTTGCGCAGGCGCAGAGGCGGGAAGGGCTGAGATAG
- a CDS encoding ribonuclease T2 family protein: MKRYAGFIALGLLSLAALWLAQEKPASKGPATDRQTTAHPPPAGGPQQNRNQQNPDRKPAPQGTGFDFYVLSLSWSPAFCASPEGAGNRQQCGGDRRYGFVVHGLWPQNDDGYPEFCRSSEPDRVPDALGRTLFDIMPSMGLIGHQWRKHGSCSGLSQRDYFSATRAAFDAVRLPQRIASGAEAATLSADAIETAFTDANPGLSKRGISISCGGGRLEEVRICLNKDLTFRDCPELDRKGCRANTTEIIPIR; the protein is encoded by the coding sequence ATGAAACGTTACGCGGGTTTCATCGCCCTGGGTCTTCTGTCGCTTGCAGCGCTATGGCTCGCGCAGGAAAAACCCGCCTCAAAGGGACCCGCGACCGACCGGCAAACGACGGCTCATCCGCCGCCCGCAGGTGGTCCGCAACAGAATAGAAACCAGCAAAATCCGGACAGGAAGCCAGCTCCGCAGGGAACGGGTTTTGATTTTTATGTGCTGTCGTTGTCTTGGTCTCCTGCATTCTGCGCCAGTCCAGAAGGAGCGGGCAATCGGCAGCAGTGCGGTGGCGACAGACGTTATGGATTCGTCGTGCACGGGCTCTGGCCGCAGAACGATGACGGCTACCCCGAATTCTGCCGAAGCAGCGAACCGGACCGGGTTCCGGACGCGCTCGGCCGCACCCTGTTCGATATCATGCCGTCCATGGGTCTGATCGGCCATCAATGGCGCAAGCATGGCTCCTGCTCGGGCCTGTCGCAGCGAGATTATTTCTCGGCAACGCGAGCGGCCTTCGACGCCGTCCGGTTACCGCAAAGAATCGCCTCCGGTGCCGAGGCCGCCACGCTCTCCGCCGATGCGATCGAAACCGCCTTCACGGACGCCAATCCCGGCCTGTCGAAGCGCGGCATCTCTATCAGCTGCGGCGGCGGGCGGCTGGAGGAGGTGCGCATCTGCCTCAACAAGGATTTGACATTCCGCGATTGCCCGGAGCTTGACCGCAAGGGATGCCGCGCCAACACCACCGAAATCATCCCCATCCGCTGA
- a CDS encoding glutathione S-transferase, whose amino-acid sequence MELLYSPASPYSAKVRMAARHLDIDITSVRVDTNAEPATLMDNNPLGKIPVLLLDNGGSVYDSVAIMHYLDRLSGGKLYPKKNEKRTEAEILEALCDGIMDCLLAIVYERRFRPEDKIHQPWIDKQWSKVVRGLDHLNANLPKTGKKLHGGHFALAAMIGYLDLRFAGEWAEGRDALAAWPEIFGKRFDAYAEMKAAA is encoded by the coding sequence ATGGAACTGCTTTATTCGCCAGCCTCCCCCTACTCCGCCAAAGTGCGCATGGCCGCCCGCCATCTCGACATCGACATCACTTCGGTCCGCGTCGACACCAATGCCGAGCCGGCCACGCTGATGGACAATAATCCGCTCGGCAAAATCCCGGTTCTGCTGCTGGACAATGGAGGTTCGGTCTATGACAGTGTCGCGATCATGCATTATCTCGACCGTCTTTCCGGCGGCAAGCTTTACCCCAAGAAGAACGAGAAGCGCACCGAAGCCGAGATTTTGGAGGCGCTGTGCGACGGCATCATGGATTGCCTGCTCGCCATCGTCTATGAGCGCCGTTTTCGGCCGGAAGACAAAATCCACCAGCCGTGGATCGACAAGCAGTGGAGCAAGGTCGTCCGTGGGCTGGATCATCTGAACGCCAACCTGCCGAAAACCGGCAAGAAACTGCATGGCGGCCATTTCGCCCTCGCAGCGATGATAGGTTATCTCGACCTGCGTTTTGCCGGCGAGTGGGCCGAGGGACGCGATGCGCTGGCGGCATGGCCGGAAATCTTCGGCAAGCGCTTTGACGCCTATGCGGAAATGAAGGCCGCTGCCTGA
- a CDS encoding outer membrane protein: MRIFVATLMASTIAAAGFSAAHAADAVNEVPQAPVSYDQPAPVKDWSGAYLGGTVNYDWGRFSSSDNGRDAKGFGGGLYGGYNMQNGQIVYGGEADINLGDEKGSAGTVAGRAVEGKQGVNGSVRARVGYDMNPFLLYGTAGLAVSDNKVRDATSKDSATALGYTVGAGVEAMVTDNITARLEYRYSDYQKKDYSLDSGAFSRGYDDHSVKAGIGVKF; the protein is encoded by the coding sequence ATGCGCATTTTCGTAGCAACCCTTATGGCCTCGACCATTGCAGCCGCCGGCTTTTCGGCTGCTCACGCCGCTGACGCCGTAAATGAAGTGCCGCAGGCACCGGTTTCCTACGACCAGCCTGCACCGGTCAAGGACTGGTCCGGCGCCTACCTCGGTGGTACCGTCAACTATGACTGGGGCCGTTTCAGCTCCAGCGACAACGGTCGCGATGCCAAGGGCTTCGGCGGCGGTCTGTACGGCGGTTACAACATGCAGAACGGCCAGATCGTTTACGGTGGTGAAGCAGACATCAATCTCGGCGACGAAAAGGGCTCTGCCGGTACGGTTGCTGGCCGCGCCGTCGAAGGCAAGCAGGGCGTCAACGGCTCGGTACGTGCCCGCGTCGGTTACGACATGAACCCGTTCCTGCTCTACGGCACGGCTGGTCTCGCAGTCTCCGACAACAAGGTGCGTGACGCGACCTCGAAGGACAGCGCCACCGCTCTCGGTTATACCGTTGGTGCGGGTGTAGAAGCCATGGTGACCGACAACATCACCGCTCGTCTGGAATATCGTTACAGCGACTACCAGAAGAAGGACTACAGCCTCGACTCCGGCGCGTTCTCGCGTGGTTACGACGATCATTCCGTCAAGGCCGGTATCGGCGTCAAGTTCTGA
- a CDS encoding SDR family oxidoreductase — translation MSKCRLAVRENIQKTVLITGAARRLGRAIASDLAAHGFAIAVHANRSMAQAEEFANEIRQKGGRAAAVQADLTQSASTMALVEKAASALGPIGVVVNNASVFLKDSAETPEPEIFDAHFAVHVRAPSLIAAAFVEQLPSDKSGLIVNIIDQRVLALNPRFYSYTLSKSALWTATQTMAQSFAPRVRVNAIGPGPTFKNERQAPEDFQAQIDGLILKRGPAPDEFGRTIRFLYDTPSVTGQMIALDGGQHLGWETPDVAEINE, via the coding sequence ATGAGCAAATGCAGGTTGGCCGTGAGAGAGAATATACAAAAGACAGTCTTGATAACAGGAGCCGCCCGCCGGCTCGGCCGTGCAATCGCAAGCGATCTTGCCGCACATGGCTTCGCGATTGCAGTGCATGCCAACCGGTCCATGGCACAAGCGGAGGAATTCGCTAACGAAATAAGGCAGAAAGGTGGCAGGGCCGCAGCCGTTCAGGCAGACCTGACACAATCTGCGTCAACAATGGCGCTTGTCGAAAAAGCCGCTTCAGCGCTCGGGCCGATTGGAGTCGTCGTCAACAATGCCTCGGTTTTTCTGAAGGATTCGGCGGAAACACCCGAACCCGAAATTTTCGATGCACATTTTGCGGTGCATGTGCGGGCCCCTTCCCTCATCGCCGCCGCCTTTGTCGAACAGCTGCCCTCTGACAAATCCGGGCTGATCGTCAATATCATCGACCAGCGCGTGCTTGCGCTCAACCCGCGATTCTATTCCTATACGCTTTCGAAATCGGCTCTCTGGACCGCGACGCAGACCATGGCGCAGAGCTTCGCGCCGCGGGTGCGGGTCAACGCCATCGGCCCCGGACCGACCTTCAAAAACGAAAGACAGGCGCCCGAGGACTTTCAGGCGCAGATCGACGGCCTTATATTAAAGCGTGGTCCTGCGCCGGATGAGTTCGGCCGGACGATTCGCTTTCTTTACGACACGCCGTCGGTCACCGGACAAATGATCGCGCTCGACGGCGGCCAGCACCTTGGCTGGGAAACCCCTGACGTGGCGGAGATAAATGAATGA